One part of the Thermoflexus sp. genome encodes these proteins:
- a CDS encoding tetratricopeptide repeat protein — MPEHVGTYIDLGWEFHAKKQYDQAIEQFRKAIEMDEDAVDAYYGLGLSCKAKGEKEQAIQAFEKVIELAPTLDDRAKAQILSRLAQAHLETLRGSDGEA; from the coding sequence ATGCCGGAGCATGTGGGGACTTATATCGACCTCGGATGGGAGTTCCACGCGAAGAAGCAATACGATCAGGCAATCGAGCAGTTTCGCAAGGCCATTGAAATGGATGAGGATGCGGTAGACGCTTATTACGGGCTTGGCCTCTCCTGCAAAGCGAAGGGAGAAAAGGAGCAGGCCATCCAGGCTTTCGAGAAGGTGATCGAACTGGCCCCCACCCTGGACGATCGGGCCAAAGCTCAAATCCTCTCCCGGCTTGCCCAGGCTCATCTGGAAACCCTGCGAGGCTCCGATGGAGAAGCGTGA
- a CDS encoding Type 1 glutamine amidotransferase-like domain-containing protein yields MGQKGPLRWRGGHGWLVLCGGEEAEEVHRMAMARSAPEGLVVVVMAAAEDPGRAQRYERQYREWGSPPCRVLTLRSREEAFQTAHARLLLDARLILIADGDVRRLLETFFDTPALQAMITAYHSGAVVLGIGAGAEAMGTWVLRSGWQETLGAWGWLPGAFIVSHYTPEAARALQAALHRRPFAYGIGLAEGAALALGPGDRIERWGEGEITVIFGARWLDREEAR; encoded by the coding sequence ATGGGGCAGAAAGGCCCGCTGCGCTGGCGGGGCGGTCATGGGTGGCTGGTGCTGTGTGGAGGAGAGGAAGCCGAAGAGGTGCACCGGATGGCGATGGCCCGGAGCGCCCCTGAAGGCCTGGTGGTGGTGGTCATGGCCGCCGCCGAGGATCCGGGGCGCGCTCAGCGATATGAACGGCAGTATCGAGAATGGGGGAGCCCTCCATGCCGGGTGCTCACCCTTCGCTCTCGAGAGGAAGCCTTCCAGACCGCCCATGCCCGCCTGCTCCTGGATGCCCGTCTGATCCTGATCGCCGATGGGGATGTGCGACGCCTGCTGGAAACTTTCTTCGACACGCCCGCCCTTCAGGCGATGATCACCGCCTATCATTCCGGCGCGGTGGTGCTGGGGATCGGGGCGGGGGCCGAGGCCATGGGAACCTGGGTGCTGCGCTCCGGATGGCAGGAAACGCTGGGCGCCTGGGGATGGTTGCCAGGCGCTTTCATCGTGAGCCACTACACGCCGGAGGCCGCGCGGGCTCTTCAGGCGGCCCTTCACCGGCGACCCTTCGCTTACGGGATCGGACTGGCGGAGGGAGCGGCCCTCGCCCTCGGCCCGGGCGATCGGATCGAGCGCTGGGGGGAGGGAGAGATCACCGTGATCTTCGGAGCCCGCTGGCTGGATCGCGAGGAGGCTCGATGA
- a CDS encoding helical backbone metal receptor: MRSEIKAPLWDLGGRPFRPERPPRRIVSLVPSLTETLFDLGLGDRVVGRTDYCIHPAEARSVPSVGGTKNPDLDRILALRPDVVFVNVEENREADARALAARGIPVAVSFPRSVVEALDLVRHLTALFGIHRPPVLEELETLWVACQRMNPERRPRVFCPIWKDPWMTFNAETYAHDVLTRCGGDNVFASRRRRYPLAADLNPGIPARPAARDDRYPRLSEEEIRRAAPELILLPSEPYPFRPEDAETVRACFADTPAGRTGRVRWIDGSLLFWHGTRLRHALRILPPILQGAFASEDRSSLW, translated from the coding sequence ATGAGGTCCGAAATCAAGGCCCCTCTCTGGGATCTGGGAGGCCGCCCGTTTCGACCGGAACGCCCCCCACGCCGGATTGTCTCCCTGGTGCCCAGTTTGACGGAGACCCTGTTCGATCTGGGGCTGGGGGATCGGGTGGTGGGGCGGACGGACTACTGTATCCATCCGGCGGAGGCGCGATCGGTTCCCTCAGTGGGGGGGACGAAGAACCCGGATCTCGACCGGATCCTTGCGCTGCGACCGGACGTGGTGTTCGTCAATGTGGAAGAGAACCGGGAGGCGGACGCGCGGGCCCTGGCGGCCCGGGGAATCCCGGTGGCGGTGTCTTTCCCCCGTTCCGTGGTGGAAGCCCTCGACCTCGTCCGGCATCTAACGGCGCTCTTCGGGATCCACCGTCCCCCGGTGCTCGAGGAGCTGGAGACCTTGTGGGTGGCCTGCCAGCGGATGAACCCCGAGCGGCGCCCGCGGGTGTTCTGCCCCATCTGGAAGGATCCCTGGATGACCTTCAACGCCGAGACATACGCCCACGACGTGCTGACCCGGTGCGGGGGCGATAACGTCTTCGCGAGCCGCCGTCGGCGGTATCCGCTGGCTGCGGATCTGAACCCCGGGATACCCGCTCGACCGGCTGCGCGGGATGACCGATACCCGCGCCTTTCGGAAGAGGAAATCCGGCGCGCAGCTCCCGAGCTGATCCTGCTCCCCAGCGAGCCGTATCCCTTCCGGCCGGAGGATGCGGAAACGGTCCGGGCATGCTTCGCGGATACGCCAGCAGGGCGGACCGGCCGCGTGCGCTGGATCGACGGGAGCCTGCTGTTCTGGCATGGAACCCGCCTGCGGCACGCCCTGCGGATCCTGCCTCCGATCCTTCAGGGTGCCTTCGCCTCCGAGGACCGCTCATCGCTCTGGTAG